From one Dryobates pubescens isolate bDryPub1 chromosome 2, bDryPub1.pri, whole genome shotgun sequence genomic stretch:
- the RND3 gene encoding rho-related GTP-binding protein RhoE — MKERRASQKLSSKAVMDPNQNVKCKIVVVGDSQCGKTALLHVFAKDCFPESYVPTVFENYTASFEIDTQRIELSLWDTSGSPYYDNVRPLSYPDSDAVLICFDISRPETLDSVLKKWKGEIQEFCPNTKMLLVGCKSDLRTDVSTLVELSNHRQTPVSYDQGANMAKQIGAATYIECSALQSENSVRDIFHVATLACVNKTNKNVKRNKSQRATKRISHMPGRPELSTVATDLRKDKAKSCTVM, encoded by the exons atgaaggaaagaagagCCAGCCAGAAGTTATCGAGCAAGGCGGTGATGGATCCCAACCAGAACGTCAAGTGCAAGATCGTGGTGGTGGGGGACAGCCAGTGCGGGAAAACCGCGCTGCTCCACGTTTTCGCCAAGGACTGCTTCCCCGAG AGCTACGTCCCCACCGTCTTCGAGAACTACACGGCCAGCTTCGAGATCGACACGCAGCGCATCGAGCTCAGCCTCTGGGACACCTCGG GGTCTCCTTATTATGACAACGTCCGCCCCCTCTCCTACCCAGACTCCGACGCTGTCCTGATTTGCTTTGACATCAGCCGGCCAGAAACCCTTGACAGCGTGCTAAAAAAG TGGAAAGGTGAAATCCAGGAGTTCTGCCCCAACACCAAAATGCTTTTGGTCGGCTGCAAGTCGGATCTGCGCACGGATGTCAGCACCCTGGTGGAGCTCTCCAACCACCGGCAGACACCCGTGTCCTATGACCAG GGTGCCAACATGGCCAAGCAGATCGGCGCGGCGACCTACATCGAGTGCTCGGCTTTGCAGTCGGAGAACAGCGTCAGGGACATTTTTCACGTCGCCACCTTGGCCTGtgtgaacaaaacaaacaaaaacgtGAAAAGGAACAAATcccagagggccacaaagagaATTTCACACATGCCTGGCAGGCCAGAACTGTCCACAGTGGCCACAGACTTGAGAAAGGACAAAGCAAAGAGCTGCACGGTGATGTGA